The Bacteroides ovatus genomic interval AACGAACGGGAACGTGAGCTTGTAGGTGAGGGATACCGGTTGATGGACCTGAAACGTTGGGGGAAAGGTGTAAAGCGTGGAAAACCGCAAAGCAAAGGACTGGTGCTTTTTCCGGGACAGGCAAGTACTGACGGACTGGATAAACCTATGGATGACCAGCGGATGCTCTGGCCGATTCCTAAAACAGAAATGGATGCCAACCCTCAACTGGCAGGTCAGCAAAATCCGGGATATTAATCAATGAATAACATAAATTATCAAACACTTGAGTAAAATGAACTATCTGAAAATATACACCCTTCTTCTGTGTGCCGTTCTGATCGCCGCCTGTTCGGACGATGAGGAACAGTTCAATTCCGGAGCGGCTACGGTAAGTTTGCAGGAAACAGCAATGACAGTGAAAGAGTCTGCCGGTTTATGCACTGTGCCTGTCGTAGTGACAGGAGAACATACCGGAACTATCCGCGTGACGTTCGAATTAAAAGATCATACCGCCAAAGAGGATGAAAACTATATCGTCACCACAAAGACGCTGCTTATTCCTGCCGGTCAGGAAACTATAAATTTTGAGTTTAAAACTGTTGATGACAAGGATGTCAATGACGACCGCTCTTTTGATATTGAAATTGCCGATGTGAAAGGGGCCTCCATTGGTACAAACAATCGTCTGACGGTGACTATCAAAGATAACGATTCCAGTTTTTATGAAACACTTTCGGGAACCTGGGTATTTACCGGAACAGCTTCTGCTACCAATGCTTCCAATGTACAAGTGGGATTTTCCGTAAAAGTGAATACCGCGGAAGAAGGTACGGAGGCATACGAGCATTATCTGGTTTGCTCGAATAAGAATGGATTTGATCCGGATAATGACATTGAGTGGGAATTTAGCTGGCGTTTGCATTATGAATATGATTCGGTGGCGCAGAAAACCTATTTATCTATTGTACCGGGTGAAGATGTCGCTTCTTATGGTCCGTATACCATTCGTTTCAGGAGACTGGCATTAGACGGAAGTACTTCTGACGTATATCGTGGAGAATATGATGTTGAAACTAAAACTGTCACTTTCGAGAATGCCAATCTGATTGGTGATATGTATAAGGACGGACTGATACAAATACAGAAATTCAGGCTATTTGGCTGTAAAATGGAACACATCAGATAAAAACAAGATTATTAACATAACAAATAGAAAGAACTTATGAGAGCACTAATTGTCTGCATTACGCTGTTGTTTGCTTTGTTAACCTGTACTATGGCACAAATACCATCGGTTAAGGTTGAAGATACTAAGGGAGCACAAGTTAACACTGCATCCCTGGTTAATCACAAAACGCCTATGATTATTTCTTTTTGGGCAACAACCTGTAAGCCTTGTATTCGTGAATTGGACGCCATAAATGAACAATTGCCCGATTGGTTGGAAGAAGCCAAATTCCGTGTAGTAGCTGTTTCAACAGATGACAGCCGTTCTACAGCTAAAGCGCGTGCATTGGCAGAGGGACATGGATGGGATGATTTTATCATGCTGTATGATAAAAACCAGGAATTTATGCGAGCTATGAATGTAAGCCTGACTCCACAGGTATATGTGGTGGATGCTGACGGGAAAATAGTCTATTCACATACCGGATATGCGCCGGGAAGTGAGCTGGAACTACTGAAAGCAATAAAAAAACTGCAGAAATAGAAACTGTTATTATCCATAGATAAACGCAATGACATGACTAAAATAAGAATTCAGGTGTTGGCTTTGTTAGCGTTAACATCGACATTGACCTATGCGCAGGAAGATAACAAGAAAGGTTATCTGACAGGGAGCTTTGAAACGAATACGATATATTACAAAGATGATAGTAAAACAGAAGCGGAATCACCGGAAGATCATTTCGGATCGAACAATTATCTGAAACTGGATTACTATCAGGGTAAGTTTGCCGTAGGTGTACAGTTGGAAGCCTATGAACCGGTACTGGTGGGATACCCGGCAGAATTGGAGAAAGCAAAGCTGACCAACTATTATGTATCTTGGGCTGATAAAGATTTTTCCGTAACAGCGGGTACGTTTTATGAGCAGTTCGGGAGTGGACTACTATTCCGTAGCTGGGAGGACCGTATGCTGGGACTAAATAATGCAGTGATGGGAGCACGATTTACCTACAATTACAAGAATATTGTGGGATTGAAAGCCATTTGGGGAACTCCACGTTTTGGTATGGACTTTTCCGATACACAAGTACGTGGTGTAGATGTAAGTTTCTCCTTGTCCGAAATGCTTAGTTGGCAAAACACGTCTTTGAGTATTGAAGGAGGGGCGTTGAACCGGTATGAGAAAATCAATATCGATCTCGAAGAAGAAGGGGGAAAACCTTATTCGAATGGCTTCTCGGGACGGATAAATTTTGAACGCTCCGGATTTACAGCGAAAGGTGAATATGTAGACGGTGGCAATAAGTATTATAATTTCATTCATGATGACAAACTTTATGCGAGGAAACGTGCTAATGCACAATTGCTGGAACTGGGATATAGCGGTAATGGGTTGGGAGTAAATCTGACCGGACGCCGACTGGAATGGATGAACAGTGAGATTATTACCGGTAATGGTTCGACTTCGAATCTGTTGAATTATGTCCCGGCTATGAGTACGCAATATACCTATATGCTGACCAACTTGCATCCTCACACTCCACAAATAGGAGATGTGACAAACGCAATCAGCGGGGAGATGGGCGGACAACTGGATATTTTTTATCATTTCAAAAGAGGAACGGTTATCGGAGGTAAACGCGGTTTGAAATTACATGCTAATTTTTCTACCTATTATGTTTTAGAAAAAGAAGGTACAGCCCAGATAGGCAACTTGTCATTCCGTGATTTTAGTATTGATGTGGAAAAGCAATGGACGAAGTCATTCAAAATGAACTTGCTTTATTCCATGCAAGAATATAGTCCTTCGTACGGAGCGAATAAGGCGACCAACCTGTCGAATATTTTTGTAGCAGATTTACAATATAAGTTCACACCTTCTTTTTCAACTCGCATGGAGTTGCAATACCTAACTACAAAGGAAGATCAAAAGGACTGGATGGCGGCCCTGTTGGAAATAAATTTTGCTCCGGCATGGAGTATTTATGGAAGTGATATGTATAATCACGGCAAGGAGAAAATCCATTATTACAATGTGGGAGCCAGTTATGCCAAATCCCGTACGCGTGTAGCTTTGAGTTATGGTCGTAATAGAGAAGGGTATGTCTGTTCCGGTGGAGTTTGCCGGACGATTCCTAAATATACAGGGGCTAAC includes:
- a CDS encoding DUF6029 family protein, whose translation is MTKIRIQVLALLALTSTLTYAQEDNKKGYLTGSFETNTIYYKDDSKTEAESPEDHFGSNNYLKLDYYQGKFAVGVQLEAYEPVLVGYPAELEKAKLTNYYVSWADKDFSVTAGTFYEQFGSGLLFRSWEDRMLGLNNAVMGARFTYNYKNIVGLKAIWGTPRFGMDFSDTQVRGVDVSFSLSEMLSWQNTSLSIEGGALNRYEKINIDLEEEGGKPYSNGFSGRINFERSGFTAKGEYVDGGNKYYNFIHDDKLYARKRANAQLLELGYSGNGLGVNLTGRRLEWMNSEIITGNGSTSNLLNYVPAMSTQYTYMLTNLHPHTPQIGDVTNAISGEMGGQLDIFYHFKRGTVIGGKRGLKLHANFSTYYVLEKEGTAQIGNLSFRDFSIDVEKQWTKSFKMNLLYSMQEYSPSYGANKATNLSNIFVADLQYKFTPSFSTRMELQYLTTKEDQKDWMAALLEINFAPAWSIYGSDMYNHGKEKIHYYNVGASYAKSRTRVALSYGRNREGYVCSGGVCRTIPKYTGANLTITTSF
- a CDS encoding Calx-beta domain-containing protein, whose translation is MNYLKIYTLLLCAVLIAACSDDEEQFNSGAATVSLQETAMTVKESAGLCTVPVVVTGEHTGTIRVTFELKDHTAKEDENYIVTTKTLLIPAGQETINFEFKTVDDKDVNDDRSFDIEIADVKGASIGTNNRLTVTIKDNDSSFYETLSGTWVFTGTASATNASNVQVGFSVKVNTAEEGTEAYEHYLVCSNKNGFDPDNDIEWEFSWRLHYEYDSVAQKTYLSIVPGEDVASYGPYTIRFRRLALDGSTSDVYRGEYDVETKTVTFENANLIGDMYKDGLIQIQKFRLFGCKMEHIR
- a CDS encoding TlpA family protein disulfide reductase encodes the protein MRALIVCITLLFALLTCTMAQIPSVKVEDTKGAQVNTASLVNHKTPMIISFWATTCKPCIRELDAINEQLPDWLEEAKFRVVAVSTDDSRSTAKARALAEGHGWDDFIMLYDKNQEFMRAMNVSLTPQVYVVDADGKIVYSHTGYAPGSELELLKAIKKLQK